A stretch of Sulfurimonas xiamenensis DNA encodes these proteins:
- a CDS encoding P-loop NTPase: MIGHQVQKEEESVFSSLQKKSKKTRFITITSGKGGVGKSTISSNLAYVLSQSGLNVGIFDADIGLANLDVMFNVKIKKNILHVLKGEAKVLDILIPITRNLILIPGESGNEILKYSDKMLFDKFMSESEILDKFDVMIIDTGAGIGEHIQMFLEAADDVIVVTVPDPAAITDAYATIKTIATFRNNINLLLNQVRSEKEAVAIYEKINKVALANIGNKLDLKLIGKINSDIKVSSSVKRRALFSVLYPGSIVHKDILKIANKIKKKLEQGVLVTSAESGLSGLFKRLVKYF, translated from the coding sequence ATGATTGGACATCAAGTGCAAAAAGAAGAAGAATCAGTTTTCTCAAGCCTACAAAAAAAATCTAAAAAAACCCGTTTTATTACTATAACAAGCGGAAAAGGCGGTGTCGGGAAAAGCACAATAAGTTCTAATCTCGCATATGTGCTTTCTCAAAGCGGATTAAATGTCGGCATATTTGATGCTGATATTGGTCTTGCAAATTTAGATGTAATGTTTAATGTAAAAATCAAAAAAAACATTCTGCATGTATTAAAGGGAGAAGCAAAAGTTTTAGATATTTTAATTCCTATTACAAGAAATCTTATACTCATTCCAGGTGAGAGTGGAAATGAAATACTAAAATATTCTGATAAAATGCTTTTTGATAAATTTATGAGTGAATCTGAAATTTTAGATAAATTTGATGTAATGATTATAGATACAGGTGCCGGCATAGGAGAACATATACAAATGTTTTTGGAAGCAGCAGATGATGTTATAGTTGTTACAGTACCTGATCCTGCAGCAATAACAGATGCATATGCAACAATAAAAACTATAGCGACTTTTAGAAACAATATAAATTTACTATTAAATCAGGTAAGAAGTGAAAAAGAGGCAGTTGCTATATATGAAAAAATCAATAAAGTTGCATTGGCAAATATTGGGAATAAACTAGATTTGAAATTGATAGGAAAAATCAACAGTGATATTAAAGTATCCTCTTCAGTTAAGCGAAGAGCATTGTTTAGTGTTTTGTATCCTGGTTCAATTGTGCATAAAGATATACTTAAAATAGCTAATAAAATTAAAAAAAAATTGGAACAGGGCGTGCTTGTAACTTCCGCTGAAAGCGGATTGTCCGGACTTTTTAAGCGTTTAGTGAAGTATTTTTAA
- the fliM gene encoding flagellar motor switch protein FliM, with translation MLNMLSQEEIDALLDVNDDDFLTSEIEVTPYDFNKPNIISKDQLRSFRAIHDNIARLLSFQISSITHTTVKIQLSLVDQMRYGDFLTDLSSCTSANLFSIKPLEKNGVIDINSSIVFSILDSLLGGKGKPFDIKREFSDIELNLFEMILGVIINTLKEAWSPIMDIFAIVDSKESKSNVMQNIAENDIVIIASMEIVIGQNSGVINICYPLAVLETILPKLASKNVNNNKVNIKKNKNVHLQRLLGEAKIEIEAIIGNVELTLKDVLELKSGDIIKLNKPADDIITLSIDKKDRFRGKIGLKKSKKSMQITEIIGKKKSAIIKESVFDKKEKNKREISDE, from the coding sequence ATGCTAAATATGCTTTCACAAGAAGAGATAGATGCACTTTTAGATGTTAATGATGATGACTTCTTAACTTCTGAAATAGAAGTAACACCTTATGATTTCAATAAACCAAACATAATCTCAAAAGATCAATTACGCTCGTTTCGTGCTATTCATGATAATATAGCGCGCTTATTGTCTTTTCAGATCTCTTCCATTACACATACAACTGTTAAAATTCAGCTCAGTTTAGTTGATCAAATGAGATATGGTGATTTTTTGACAGATTTATCAAGTTGTACCAGTGCTAATCTTTTTTCTATAAAACCCTTAGAAAAAAACGGTGTTATCGATATAAATTCATCCATAGTTTTTTCGATTTTAGACTCTCTTCTTGGCGGAAAAGGCAAACCATTTGATATAAAGCGTGAATTTTCAGATATTGAGCTTAATCTTTTTGAAATGATTTTAGGAGTTATAATAAACACCTTAAAAGAGGCTTGGAGTCCGATAATGGATATCTTTGCTATTGTTGATTCAAAAGAATCAAAATCAAATGTAATGCAAAATATTGCTGAAAATGATATTGTTATAATAGCTTCAATGGAAATAGTTATTGGGCAGAATTCAGGAGTGATAAATATCTGTTATCCCTTGGCTGTACTTGAAACAATTTTGCCAAAACTTGCAAGTAAAAATGTAAACAATAATAAAGTAAACATTAAAAAAAACAAAAATGTGCATTTGCAGAGACTTCTTGGCGAAGCAAAAATTGAAATTGAAGCTATTATTGGTAATGTTGAACTTACTTTAAAAGATGTTTTGGAGTTAAAAAGTGGCGATATTATCAAACTTAATAAACCAGCAGATGATATTATTACACTTAGTATTGATAAAAAAGATAGATTTCGCGGTAAAATAGGGTTGAAAAAATCAAAGAAATCTATGCAAATTACAGAAATTATCGGTAAAAAAAAGAGTGCAATTATAAAAGAGAGTGTGTTTGATAAAAAAGAAAAAAACAAAAGAGAGATAAGCGATGAATGA
- the fliY gene encoding flagellar motor switch protein FliY, translated as MNDFIKLFENETVKIVEALIGQTPSLDLKEEQNLSIVSNITSPIVLLNIIVSGDVNASIMVAVEPKMVVFLSDMIMGKEESGRKKIYNDDLIVAKEIVSNIFGTIANIFSVQKEPLVVSFHVQKAEYIGKSREIILDSYTKMFVYDLKIGDVKSLFMFIIDENLQNNRFKTKREFLQEKKIESYKAQDIDSVVSLNSEEMDNISLIKDVKLPVKVRIGKKKMFLKDILNIDIGSVIELNQLVNDPLEILVDDHVIAEGEVVVVDGNFGVQITTIGTKKERADRLKS; from the coding sequence ATGAATGATTTTATAAAATTGTTTGAGAATGAAACGGTAAAAATTGTTGAAGCGCTGATAGGGCAAACACCTTCTCTTGATTTAAAAGAGGAACAGAATTTAAGTATTGTTTCAAATATAACTTCCCCGATAGTATTGTTAAATATAATAGTAAGCGGTGATGTGAATGCTTCAATCATGGTTGCTGTAGAACCAAAAATGGTTGTTTTTTTGTCGGATATGATTATGGGCAAAGAAGAGAGTGGCAGAAAAAAAATTTATAATGATGATTTAATTGTTGCTAAAGAGATTGTTTCAAATATATTTGGGACAATTGCCAATATATTCTCTGTACAAAAAGAGCCGCTTGTTGTCTCTTTCCATGTTCAAAAAGCTGAATATATTGGAAAAAGCAGAGAAATTATTCTGGATAGTTACACCAAGATGTTTGTTTACGATCTTAAAATAGGAGATGTAAAATCTCTTTTTATGTTTATAATTGATGAAAATTTACAAAATAATAGATTTAAAACAAAAAGAGAATTTTTGCAAGAAAAAAAAATTGAATCTTATAAAGCTCAAGATATAGATTCAGTCGTATCTTTGAATAGTGAAGAGATGGATAATATCTCTTTAATAAAAGATGTCAAACTTCCTGTTAAAGTTAGAATAGGAAAGAAAAAAATGTTTTTAAAAGATATTTTAAATATTGATATTGGTTCTGTTATTGAGTTAAATCAGTTAGTTAATGATCCATTAGAAATATTGGTAGATGATCATGTTATAGCAGAAGGAGAAGTTGTTGTTGTTGATGGTAACTTCGGTGTTCAGATAACTACTATTGGTACAAAAAAAGAGAGAGCAGATAGGCTAAAATCATAA
- a CDS encoding TIGR00730 family Rossman fold protein — protein sequence MRKKKDDLTKKYIKEIKSADVWSVFKIVADFVKGFDELGELGPTVTMFGSSRANSDSIFYKKAEELSSMLAQKGFNIMTGGGPGVMEAANRGAFKYKDVESIGLNIDLPFEQIPNKYTTTELDFDYFFSRKVMLVKYSIGYVIFPGGYGTLDELFEALTLIQTKKITGVKIFVVGVEYYKPLLDFVEDKLLNNGMISSEDFKQIRLTDDLQHVVNELEASILEQIEFLREHKLEDTQYCKTLEEFSKDKNIEKS from the coding sequence GTGCGTAAAAAAAAAGATGATTTAACAAAGAAGTATATAAAAGAAATTAAATCGGCTGATGTTTGGAGTGTTTTTAAAATTGTTGCAGATTTTGTCAAAGGTTTTGATGAACTTGGTGAACTTGGGCCAACAGTTACCATGTTTGGAAGTTCAAGAGCCAATAGCGATAGCATATTCTATAAAAAAGCAGAAGAGTTATCTTCTATGCTTGCTCAAAAAGGTTTTAATATAATGACAGGTGGTGGCCCGGGAGTTATGGAAGCAGCAAATAGAGGTGCTTTTAAATATAAAGATGTAGAATCTATCGGTCTCAATATAGATCTGCCATTTGAACAAATTCCCAATAAATACACTACTACAGAATTAGATTTTGATTATTTTTTCTCAAGAAAAGTTATGTTAGTCAAGTACTCAATCGGCTATGTGATTTTTCCCGGCGGATATGGAACTCTCGATGAACTGTTTGAAGCATTAACGCTTATACAAACCAAAAAGATAACAGGTGTGAAGATTTTTGTTGTAGGAGTGGAGTATTATAAGCCGCTTCTTGATTTTGTAGAAGACAAATTACTCAACAACGGTATGATAAGCAGTGAAGATTTTAAACAGATTCGACTCACAGATGACCTTCAACATGTAGTTAATGAATTAGAAGCTTCAATTTTGGAGCAGATTGAATTTCTCAGGGAGCATAAACTTGAAGATACACAGTATTGTAAAACACTAGAAGAGTTCTCTAAAGATAAAAATATTGAAAAAAGTTAA
- the mnmA gene encoding tRNA 2-thiouridine(34) synthase MnmA → MGKKVLVGMSGGVDSTVSALLLKEQGYDVEGLYMKLHSKPGYHEINQTRAQKAADFVGIKLHVLDLQDTFNKEVFQPFIDTYAEGKTPNPCALCNRSLKFGEMVRFADKIGADYIATGHYIKTDGKYFYEADDDTKDQSYFLFYVDRTVLSRLLFPLGEKKKSEIKELAASIGGLESFVSQRESTEICFVETTYTDLLKDYVAVDKIGQVLDKDGNVVGEHKGYMHYTIGKRKGFTVRGAHDPHYVISIDAKKNQIVVGKKEDLACNSVVLNNLNLYTDEKEFDTTVKLRYRTRAVPCHVKVEKNKAFITLKESVFGVATGQAAVFYDGKKLIGGGWIEKN, encoded by the coding sequence ATGGGTAAAAAAGTTTTAGTTGGTATGAGCGGCGGTGTTGACTCTACTGTCTCCGCACTGCTTTTAAAAGAGCAGGGTTATGATGTTGAGGGACTCTATATGAAGCTTCACTCTAAGCCGGGTTATCATGAGATTAATCAAACAAGAGCACAAAAGGCTGCGGACTTTGTCGGCATAAAACTTCATGTGCTTGATTTGCAAGATACTTTTAACAAAGAAGTTTTTCAACCTTTTATAGACACCTATGCCGAGGGAAAAACACCAAATCCATGCGCACTTTGTAACAGAAGCTTAAAATTTGGCGAAATGGTGAGGTTTGCAGATAAAATCGGTGCAGACTATATAGCTACGGGACACTATATAAAAACAGATGGAAAATATTTTTATGAGGCTGATGATGATACAAAAGATCAAAGCTATTTTCTTTTTTATGTAGATAGAACTGTCTTGTCAAGATTGCTGTTTCCTTTGGGAGAAAAGAAAAAAAGTGAAATTAAAGAGTTGGCAGCTTCCATAGGCGGATTGGAATCATTTGTATCTCAAAGAGAATCTACTGAGATATGTTTTGTAGAAACAACTTATACTGATTTGCTAAAAGATTATGTTGCAGTAGACAAAATAGGTCAAGTGCTTGATAAAGATGGAAATGTGGTTGGAGAACATAAAGGTTATATGCACTATACAATTGGCAAAAGAAAGGGATTTACAGTTAGAGGTGCGCATGACCCACATTATGTTATAAGTATTGATGCCAAAAAAAATCAGATAGTCGTTGGCAAAAAAGAGGATTTGGCTTGCAACAGTGTGGTGCTTAATAATTTGAATCTGTATACTGATGAAAAAGAGTTTGATACAACTGTAAAATTAAGATATAGAACCAGAGCAGTTCCTTGCCATGTCAAAGTAGAAAAGAACAAAGCATTTATTACTTTAAAGGAGAGTGTATTTGGAGTAGCAACAGGACAGGCAGCTGTTTTTTATGATGGTAAAAAATTAATCGGCGGAGGCTGGATAGAGAAAAATTAA
- a CDS encoding uracil-DNA glycosylase translates to MILNNEWHTFLEDEFSKDYFIKLQRFIELEYKTKTVFPKYENIFRAFNLLNPDDVKVVIIGQDPYHGHNQANGLAFSVCDECKIPPSLVNIFKELQDDVHCAAPTNGNLTKWAMQGVLLINSVLTVVEANPNSHKNVGWERFTDLVISRLSLRYEGIVFVLWGAPSQKKERLIDTKKHLVLKAPHPSPLSSYRGFFGSKPFSQSNSYLKTHDKEEIDWCLN, encoded by the coding sequence ATGATACTTAATAATGAATGGCATACTTTTTTAGAGGATGAATTTTCAAAAGATTACTTTATAAAACTTCAGCGATTTATAGAGTTAGAGTACAAAACAAAAACAGTATTTCCAAAATATGAAAATATTTTTAGAGCCTTTAATCTTCTAAATCCTGATGATGTCAAAGTTGTAATAATAGGGCAGGACCCATATCACGGTCATAATCAGGCAAACGGACTCGCTTTTTCAGTTTGTGATGAGTGTAAGATCCCTCCATCGCTGGTCAATATTTTTAAAGAATTGCAAGATGATGTACATTGTGCTGCGCCTACAAACGGTAATTTGACTAAATGGGCAATGCAGGGTGTTTTGCTTATTAACAGTGTTCTTACTGTTGTAGAGGCTAATCCTAATTCACATAAAAATGTGGGGTGGGAAAGATTTACAGACTTGGTTATTAGTAGATTATCCTTAAGATACGAGGGCATAGTTTTTGTTTTATGGGGAGCTCCGTCTCAGAAAAAGGAGAGACTTATTGATACAAAAAAGCATCTTGTTCTAAAGGCACCTCACCCCTCACCACTCTCTTCATATCGCGGATTTTTTGGCTCTAAGCCTTTTTCACAATCAAACTCTTATCTTAAGACTCATGATAAAGAGGAGATTGATTGGTGTCTTAATTGA
- a CDS encoding endonuclease/exonuclease/phosphatase family protein translates to MRHLLLALLFCATLFGEKILKIATYNVENLFDLQKSGHEYSEYIPNGPSLWNQKNYKIKLHNISQVIKEIDADIIALQEVESLQALLDLRFTLKQHGLYYQYYSIADKKDTTIKVALLSKIPFVYSKEVSVTQTLEYRNILENKFIVNGKELYIFVNHWKSKSGAESRRIISAKALKKRVSEIGFDKNIILLGDFNSDYEEYIKFKRKRKHNDTDGITGINHILGTINQRDRASKVKYAQDSFYNLWYDADREDRYTYIYRGKKEVLDNILISQPLLDEKDISYIHGSISNFDKEYLFKKKSINRWEVSRAKVRKHKGKGYSDHLSATAKFRIN, encoded by the coding sequence TTGAGACACCTACTTTTGGCTCTCTTGTTCTGCGCAACACTTTTTGGAGAGAAGATTTTGAAAATAGCGACCTATAATGTAGAGAATCTCTTTGATTTGCAAAAAAGCGGACATGAGTACAGTGAATATATTCCAAACGGACCTTCTCTTTGGAACCAAAAAAACTACAAAATAAAGCTGCACAATATTTCACAGGTCATAAAAGAGATAGATGCGGACATAATAGCCCTTCAAGAGGTTGAATCGCTTCAGGCACTGCTTGATTTGAGGTTTACGCTAAAACAGCATGGACTCTATTACCAGTACTACAGCATCGCAGATAAAAAAGATACCACTATAAAAGTAGCGCTTCTTAGCAAAATTCCCTTTGTCTACTCCAAAGAAGTAAGCGTGACGCAGACTTTAGAGTATAGAAACATCTTGGAGAACAAATTTATAGTTAACGGCAAAGAGTTATATATTTTCGTAAATCACTGGAAATCAAAATCTGGAGCCGAGAGCAGACGAATAATCTCTGCAAAAGCGCTTAAAAAGAGGGTCTCTGAGATAGGGTTTGACAAAAATATCATCTTACTCGGAGATTTTAACTCAGACTATGAAGAGTATATAAAGTTCAAAAGAAAAAGAAAACATAATGACACTGACGGAATAACTGGGATAAACCACATACTGGGAACCATCAATCAAAGAGATAGAGCTTCAAAAGTAAAGTATGCACAAGATAGCTTCTATAACCTCTGGTACGATGCAGACAGAGAGGATAGATACACATATATATACAGAGGTAAAAAAGAGGTTTTAGACAATATACTTATCTCTCAGCCCCTATTAGACGAGAAAGATATATCATATATCCATGGCAGCATCTCAAATTTTGACAAAGAGTATCTCTTTAAAAAAAAGAGCATAAACCGATGGGAAGTATCTCGTGCAAAAGTGCGAAAACACAAAGGCAAAGGCTACTCTGACCACCTGAGTGCAACGGCAAAATTCAGAATCAATTAA
- a CDS encoding M3 family metallopeptidase codes for MSKFPEFKVELKSFIKELKERVENNNKKVQKLLKIKEKSFANFVKPLEMMDEHLEQFFTPLSHLNSVKNTKQTQKIYAASLPIITEYSTKLSQNLDIYKAYKEIEKKEQKSLNQEQKRVLELNILNFELSGAHLDEKSKARLGEINIKKSELSNNFSQNLLDATNEYEYIVDDPKDVEGLPQSDKESAKFKEDGVTKYRFTLQMPSYIAYITYGKNEKIREKLYRAYVTRAPQNAKIIDELLSLKDEMSSLLGFKNYASYSLASKMAKNEKSVVDFLEKLVSNSKAQAKKELEELQKIAKKPLQSFDSAYYSEILKKEKYEIDEEEYRPYFEQKSVLDGMFEFLNKLFGISFKKVEEELWHKKATSYDLYLDNKLKARLYLDLEARKGKQGGAWMNNFQTHCKDEKGKEQLASAVIVCNFPPSSSKSPSLLRHDDVVTLFHEMGHALHHMLSNVAENEVSGVNGVEWDAVEFPSQFLENFAYEPSVLKLFARHYKTEEIIPDEMIEKLVKSKNFLSALGMLRQLEFSLFDFKLHTKLYQGDAIQNLLDSIRQETALIKPPSYNKFQNGFSHIFAGGYAAGYYSYKWAEVLSADAFFGVVEEGIFDSKIAEKYLHIILEGGGAKSMDILFKELMDREPNPDSLLRLNGII; via the coding sequence ATGAGTAAATTTCCAGAGTTTAAAGTAGAACTAAAGAGCTTTATCAAAGAGCTCAAAGAGAGAGTAGAGAACAACAATAAAAAAGTACAGAAGCTCTTAAAGATAAAAGAGAAGAGTTTTGCAAACTTTGTAAAACCGCTTGAGATGATGGATGAGCACCTGGAGCAGTTTTTCACTCCGCTCTCACATCTAAACTCCGTTAAAAACACGAAACAGACGCAAAAGATATATGCAGCTTCACTGCCTATCATAACAGAGTACTCTACAAAGCTATCTCAAAATCTAGATATTTACAAAGCTTACAAAGAGATAGAAAAAAAAGAACAAAAGAGTCTAAACCAGGAACAAAAAAGGGTTTTGGAGCTCAATATACTAAACTTTGAACTAAGCGGTGCACATCTTGATGAAAAGAGCAAAGCAAGGCTCGGGGAGATAAACATAAAGAAGAGTGAGCTATCAAATAACTTCTCTCAGAACCTTCTTGATGCTACAAACGAGTACGAGTATATTGTAGATGACCCAAAAGATGTAGAGGGATTGCCGCAGAGTGATAAAGAGAGCGCAAAATTTAAAGAAGATGGAGTCACAAAATATAGATTTACACTTCAAATGCCTTCATATATCGCCTATATAACCTACGGCAAAAATGAGAAGATAAGAGAGAAGCTTTACCGCGCCTATGTCACAAGAGCACCGCAAAATGCCAAGATAATAGATGAACTCTTATCGCTAAAAGATGAGATGAGCTCTCTTTTAGGCTTTAAAAACTACGCCTCATACTCTCTTGCAAGCAAGATGGCAAAAAATGAGAAGAGCGTTGTCGATTTTTTAGAAAAGCTGGTTTCAAACTCTAAAGCACAGGCAAAAAAAGAGCTAGAGGAACTTCAAAAGATAGCAAAAAAGCCGCTTCAGAGCTTTGATAGCGCCTACTACAGCGAGATACTCAAAAAAGAGAAATATGAGATCGATGAAGAGGAGTATCGTCCCTATTTTGAGCAAAAGAGCGTTTTAGACGGGATGTTTGAATTTTTAAACAAACTTTTTGGAATAAGCTTTAAAAAGGTAGAAGAGGAGCTGTGGCATAAAAAAGCAACCTCTTATGATCTCTATCTTGATAACAAATTAAAAGCGAGGCTCTATCTTGACCTCGAAGCCAGAAAGGGAAAGCAAGGGGGCGCTTGGATGAACAACTTCCAGACCCACTGCAAAGATGAGAAGGGCAAAGAGCAACTCGCCTCAGCCGTAATAGTATGTAATTTTCCGCCATCTTCAAGCAAAAGCCCATCACTTCTAAGACATGATGATGTCGTGACTCTTTTTCATGAGATGGGGCACGCTCTGCATCATATGTTAAGCAATGTAGCCGAGAATGAAGTAAGCGGCGTAAACGGTGTAGAGTGGGATGCAGTAGAGTTTCCATCGCAATTTTTGGAGAACTTTGCCTACGAGCCGAGTGTGTTAAAACTCTTTGCACGCCACTACAAAACAGAAGAGATCATTCCAGATGAGATGATAGAAAAGTTGGTAAAGAGCAAGAATTTCCTCTCTGCTCTTGGAATGCTAAGACAGCTTGAGTTCTCGCTTTTTGATTTTAAACTACACACAAAACTCTATCAAGGTGATGCTATTCAAAATCTCCTAGACTCCATCAGACAAGAGACGGCACTTATAAAACCGCCATCTTACAACAAGTTTCAAAACGGCTTTTCTCATATTTTTGCAGGAGGTTATGCAGCAGGATACTACAGTTACAAATGGGCAGAAGTTTTAAGTGCAGATGCATTTTTTGGTGTTGTAGAAGAGGGGATATTTGACTCCAAGATCGCTGAAAAATATCTCCATATTATTCTCGAAGGCGGCGGTGCAAAAAGCATGGACATACTCTTTAAAGAGCTGATGGATCGTGAGCCAAACCCTGATAGTCTGCTTCGTCTAAACGGGATTATATAG
- a CDS encoding trypsin-like peptidase domain-containing protein, producing the protein MNTQAILGTYAENIIQIMTPYGSGTGFIVDDLIITNSHVVAGLKEVVISAKKIKRSIAKVVYDDAYFDLAFISFDFIKPKNPLILSTKRVQNGDTVVAIGHPYGLHYSATEGIVSKASRIYGELEYVQIDAAINPGNSGGPLLNTDGEVIGVNTFIIQNSNNLGFALPYFYVDEALKEYKNINAQNIIKCPFCKNLIKEENIKNDYCPECGSKLEIAKLRRNGYNPIGSTKLLEEILESLDVNVTLARRSQASWRVDHGSARIEINYYDNGIIIADSKLCVIPQKNISEIYDFLLNENNNLSYLRFSINENFIYLSYLIIDSSLTLKEGKTAMERLFKKANEYDDILIERFGATKQKRDEEDD; encoded by the coding sequence ATGAATACGCAAGCCATACTGGGTACTTACGCCGAAAATATTATACAGATCATGACCCCATACGGAAGCGGCACGGGTTTTATAGTTGATGACCTTATCATTACAAACTCACATGTAGTTGCAGGACTTAAAGAGGTAGTGATCAGTGCCAAAAAGATCAAAAGAAGCATCGCTAAAGTAGTATACGACGATGCATATTTTGATCTCGCTTTTATAAGCTTTGATTTTATAAAACCTAAAAATCCCCTTATCCTCTCTACTAAAAGAGTGCAAAACGGAGACACTGTTGTCGCCATTGGTCACCCTTACGGACTTCATTACAGCGCTACGGAGGGGATAGTATCAAAAGCTTCAAGGATATACGGGGAGCTTGAGTATGTTCAGATTGATGCTGCTATAAATCCCGGAAACAGCGGCGGACCACTTTTAAACACGGATGGTGAGGTTATCGGAGTAAATACATTCATTATACAAAACTCCAACAATCTGGGCTTTGCCCTTCCATACTTTTATGTTGATGAAGCGCTAAAAGAGTACAAAAACATAAATGCTCAAAATATCATAAAATGCCCATTTTGTAAGAACCTGATAAAAGAAGAGAATATAAAAAACGACTACTGCCCTGAGTGCGGAAGCAAACTGGAGATCGCAAAGCTGCGAAGAAATGGGTACAACCCAATTGGCAGCACAAAGTTACTTGAAGAGATATTGGAGTCTTTAGATGTAAATGTAACACTTGCCAGAAGATCTCAAGCCTCATGGAGAGTTGATCATGGTAGTGCGCGTATCGAGATAAATTACTACGACAACGGAATTATCATAGCTGATTCAAAGCTTTGCGTGATACCTCAAAAAAATATATCTGAAATTTATGATTTTTTATTGAACGAGAACAACAATCTCTCCTACCTCCGTTTTTCCATAAATGAGAATTTCATCTATCTCTCTTACCTTATAATTGACTCCTCATTAACACTAAAAGAGGGAAAAACAGCAATGGAGAGGCTTTTTAAAAAAGCAAACGAGTATGATGATATTTTGATAGAGAGATTTGGCGCAACAAAACAAAAAAGAGATGAAGAGGACGATTAA
- a CDS encoding formate/nitrite transporter family protein, translating into MSYLVPTEFVTKMVDAGESKVYMSTKDTLIRAFMAGAILALAAAFAITVTMKTGSPLVGAMLFPVGFIMLYLMGFDLLTGVFVLVPLALIDKRPGVTVNQVLRNWGFVFVGNFAGALLVAFMISFILTYGYQIETGEVGKKIGSIGEARTLGYQEHGIWGWMTVFIRGMLCNWMVSMGVVGAMISTTVSGKAIAMWMPVMLFFFMGFEHSIVNMFLFPFSMIMGGDFTVGDYLLWNELPVALGNLVGGLAFTGLTLYATHVKTGAKRKLN; encoded by the coding sequence ATGTCCTATTTAGTCCCTACAGAGTTTGTTACAAAAATGGTTGACGCAGGCGAGTCAAAAGTCTATATGTCAACAAAAGATACGCTCATCAGAGCTTTTATGGCAGGAGCTATTTTGGCACTTGCGGCGGCTTTTGCTATAACTGTTACGATGAAGACGGGTTCACCGCTTGTAGGTGCGATGCTTTTTCCTGTTGGTTTTATCATGCTCTATCTTATGGGTTTTGACCTTTTAACGGGTGTTTTTGTTCTTGTTCCTCTCGCACTCATCGACAAACGCCCTGGGGTTACGGTGAATCAGGTTCTTAGAAACTGGGGGTTTGTTTTTGTTGGTAACTTTGCAGGTGCGCTCCTTGTGGCGTTTATGATTTCGTTTATACTCACATACGGGTATCAGATAGAAACAGGTGAAGTCGGCAAAAAAATAGGCTCAATAGGTGAAGCCAGAACGCTTGGATATCAAGAACACGGTATTTGGGGCTGGATGACGGTTTTTATCCGTGGGATGCTTTGTAACTGGATGGTCTCCATGGGTGTTGTCGGGGCGATGATTTCAACTACTGTAAGCGGAAAAGCAATTGCGATGTGGATGCCTGTCATGCTCTTTTTCTTTATGGGCTTTGAACACTCTATTGTTAACATGTTTTTGTTTCCATTCTCTATGATTATGGGCGGTGACTTTACTGTGGGGGATTATCTTCTGTGGAACGAGCTTCCCGTTGCTCTTGGAAACCTTGTCGGCGGGCTTGCATTTACAGGACTAACTCTTTATGCAACCCATGTTAAAACGGGTGCGAAAAGAAAATTAAACTGA